The Accipiter gentilis chromosome 14, bAccGen1.1, whole genome shotgun sequence genome contains a region encoding:
- the TPD52L2 gene encoding tumor protein D54 isoform X13 translates to MESANQDINLNSPNKGLLSDAMTDVPVDSAAAGRTSAPEGLTLAEEEELRSELAKVEEEIGTLRQVLAAKERHCGELKRKLGLTPLDGLKQNLSKSWHDVQVSNAYKKTQETLSQAGQKTSAALSNVGSVISRKLGDMR, encoded by the exons ATGGAGAGCGCGAACCAGG ATATCAACCTTAACTCTCCCAACAAAGGTCTGCTGTCGGATGCCATGACAGATGTTCCCGTGGATAGCGCGGCTGCGGGCAGGACCTCTGCGCCCGAAGGGCTGACTCTTGCTGAAGAGGAGGAGTTGAGATCCGAGCTCGCCAAG GTTGAAGAAGAAATTGGTACTCTCAGGCAAGTTCTGGCTGCTAAAGAGAGGCACTGCGGAGAGCTGAAGAGGAAGCTAGGTTTGACTCCCTTGGATGGGTTAAAGCAAAACCTGTCTAAAAGCTGGCACGACGTCCAAGTCTCCAATGC TTATAAGAAGACCCAGGAAACCCTTTCCCAGGCAGGACAGAAGACTTCAGCAGCGCTTTCCAATGTAGGTTCTGTTATCAGCAGGAAACTTGGTGACATGAGGTAA